GGTCATGCCGGCGCCGATCACCATCGGGATGAAGGCGGCGTTGATGCCATGGCGGTGCGGCAGGCCGAACGAGATGTTGGAGAGGCCGCAGGTGGTGTTGACCTTCAGCTCTTCGCGCAGCCGGCGCAGCAGCGCGAACACCTGGCGGCCGGCATCGCCCAGCGCGCCGATCGGCATGACCAGCGGATCGACGACGACGTCATGCGCGGGGATGCCGAAATCGGCGCAGCGCTGCACGATCTTCTTGGCGACGGCGAAGCGCACGTCCGGATCCATCGAAATGCCGGTCTCGTCGTTGGAAATGGCGACGACCGGAACATTGTATTTCTTGACCAGCGGCAGGATGGCTTCGAGCTTTTCTTCCTCGCCGGTGACGGAGTTGACCAGCGGGCGGCCCTTGGCGACCTTCAGCGCCGCTTCGATCGCGGCCGTCACGGACGAGTCGATCGACAGCGGCAGGTCGACCAGTCCCTGCACGATTTCCAATGTCTGAACCAGCAGGCCCGGCTCGGTCTCATTCGGGTTGACCGAGGTGACGCCGGCGTTGACGTCGAGCATGGTCGCGCCGCAGGCGGCCTGTTCCAGCGCGTCCCTGATCACTGTGTCGAAATTGCCGGCGATCATCTCGGCGGCCAACTTCTTGCGGCCGGTCGGGTTGATGCGCTCGCCGATCACGCAGAAGGGCTGGTCGAAGCCGATGATGATTTCTCGTGTCGCCGAGGCAACGATGGTCCGGGTCATGAAATTTCTCCGTCGGGATATAAAGATTTCTTTATATCGTTGTCTGTTCTCATTCAAGCGAATGGGTGGTCGTCCGCGCCGTCAATGCGCGGTCTTCACCATGTCCACCTGCGTTTCTGTAATCTCGTCGTGCAG
The nucleotide sequence above comes from Mesorhizobium shangrilense. Encoded proteins:
- a CDS encoding methyltetrahydrofolate cobalamin methyltransferase, producing MTRTIVASATREIIIGFDQPFCVIGERINPTGRKKLAAEMIAGNFDTVIRDALEQAACGATMLDVNAGVTSVNPNETEPGLLVQTLEIVQGLVDLPLSIDSSVTAAIEAALKVAKGRPLVNSVTGEEEKLEAILPLVKKYNVPVVAISNDETGISMDPDVRFAVAKKIVQRCADFGIPAHDVVVDPLVMPIGALGDAGRQVFALLRRLREELKVNTTCGLSNISFGLPHRHGINAAFIPMVIGAGMTSAIMNPVRPQEMEAVRGANVLNGTDENCTNWIRTYKDYKPAEGGQAVAAPTAVNAPGEGANNGGRRRGGREARMGRG